The DNA window GACGTCGCCGACGGCGTAGACATTGGGCGCCACAGTCTGATAGGAATCATTCACCGGTATGCGCTGCCGCGCGTCCACGGCAATGCCCAGGGACTCCAGCCCCAGCCCGGCGGTAGAGCCCACGCGGCCCACGGCGTAAAGCAGCAGGTCGCCGCGAATGGTCTTGTTGCTGCGAGTGCGGGCCAGGACGCCGCAACCCTCCGTGACTACCTCGGTCACCTCCTCGCCCAGCCGGAACGTGACGCCGTTCTGCCGCAGCTCATAGCAGAGGCCTTGGAATATCTCCCTGTCCAAAAATTCGAGGACGTGCTGCCGCATATCCACCAGCGTAACTTTGGCGCCCAGGGCGGCGAAAAAGGAGGCGTATTCAACGCCGACGGCTCCCGCGCCGACCACAATGAGGTTTTTAGGGATTTTATTAATCTTCAGAATGCCGTCCGAGTCCACAATCGTGGAGCCGTTGATGGGGACTTTGGGCGAATGGGCCGGCAGGCTGCCGGTGCTGACCACTGTGTAGTCCGCTTCGATTATCTCGGCGGCGCCGTCGGGGGCCCGTACCCTAACATGACGGGAGTCCATGAACGACGCCTCGCCGAAGAGCAGGGATACTCCGTTTCGGGCAAACTGGGACTTGACCACGTGGCCCCGGTCCTGGACCACCTGCTGGCATCGATAGGTCAGGTCTTGAATACTGACGTGGTCTTTCATGGTGTAGCTAAAGCCGTAAAGGCCCCGCTGGTAGTAGCCGGTGAAAAAGAGGACGGCCTCTCGAAAGGTCTTGCTGGGAATTGTCCCTGTATTAACGCTGTTGCCGCCGACCACCGCCATCTTTTCGATGGCGGCTACCCGCTTCCCCAGCTTGGCCGCCTGAATCGCGGCGCCCAGGCCGCCAGGCCCTGTCCCGATGACCGCTAAGTCATAACGCATGCTGTGGCTGCCTCGATTAAATTACATGAGGGGTTACATTAATTGTACCAATCGGTCATACCCTTATGCTGTATACATAAAACATGATTGAGGCATTTGCTTAGATGGCAGGCATGTATTAAGGACTGGGGTCACCAGGGTATGACCCCAGTCCTCTATATGGTATGTTTTGCCGTGGGTTAAACGGGCCAGCAGCCACAGGCAAACAACAGCCGATTGCTAGACTAAGCCGGGTGGACGCGCTCCAGGACGTTAAAACGTATGTCCGATTGTTTCTGGTGCATCCGCTTGGCCCAATCGGTCTCGTTGAGGGCCTTCATCCTGGGGTCTTTCAGCGCGGCCAGATCATCGACCTCATAGATGGCGACCCATTCTGGGTCGTGAGAGGGGTTCTTGGGGTGCTGGCCGGCCTTGCGGCACAGGCGGGCGCTGGCCATGCCCTTTATGCCAAGGATCAGATGGAAGTGTTCCGTCCGGTTCCACTGCATAAACTCTTCCACCCCGTCCGGGGCCACGTCCAACCGAATGGTCACCAGGTATTTGCTGCGGACGCCGCCGACGGAGTTGGCGGAAGACCTAGGCTTCTTAAACTCGCGAGGCGTCTCCTTTATCTTCACCGTAACGATCTGCTTGTATAGCGATGCCGAGTGGTTCAAGAACCCGTGGCGGATTTTGGGCGCCCACGTGTCGTTCTTGGCGACGTTGGCGTAAGTCTCGGTTTTAAGCGTGTCGATGCTGTCTAGCTCGTAGAGATGAAGGTATTTGGGGTCGCCGCGGGTGGAGCGGTATCGCACTGCGCTGAGAAAGCCGGCGTTGAGGAGATCGGTGATGTGAGGGCCGTTGTTCCATCGATTGGCCTCTTCTTCAATGTCCGGCGCCAGGTCCAAACGAACGGTGTATATGATGGGCAGTTCCGCCATGATATTCTCCTCTTTAGTTGACTCCGCCTGCGACGCCGCTAGTTTAACCGCTTCGATACGCCTTGTCTAAACGCTCCGCCCTCAAGCCTTCTTCTCGACGGTTGTTTGCATGCCGCGCCGGTATTTCTGAATGACGCCATCGCGGTTCCACTTCTGGGTCTTC is part of the SAR202 cluster bacterium genome and encodes:
- a CDS encoding Si-specific NAD(P)(+) transhydrogenase, with the protein product MRYDLAVIGTGPGGLGAAIQAAKLGKRVAAIEKMAVVGGNSVNTGTIPSKTFREAVLFFTGYYQRGLYGFSYTMKDHVSIQDLTYRCQQVVQDRGHVVKSQFARNGVSLLFGEASFMDSRHVRVRAPDGAAEIIEADYTVVSTGSLPAHSPKVPINGSTIVDSDGILKINKIPKNLIVVGAGAVGVEYASFFAALGAKVTLVDMRQHVLEFLDREIFQGLCYELRQNGVTFRLGEEVTEVVTEGCGVLARTRSNKTIRGDLLLYAVGRVGSTAGLGLESLGIAVDARQRIPVNDSYQTVAPNVYAVGDVIGPPALTATSREQGRRAVHHALGIPIRTSTELLPIGIYSIPELSMVGKTEEELTESQVPYECGVARYRETARGKIIGDTSGMMKLLFHAENRQLLGVHVIGERSPELVHIGQVAMAMGATLDFFVENVFNYPTLAECYKVAALDAYNKLGDGASAAKEVVSAKKAP